A genomic segment from Streptosporangium roseum DSM 43021 encodes:
- a CDS encoding alpha/beta fold hydrolase, with protein MSQGRMVNVGDVELWTEEFGDPSHPPVLLVMGAMSQGVLWPDEFVGRLVAGGRRVIRYDHRDTGRSDTVDFDSHPYTWADIKADVLGLLDAYGIGAAHIVGHSAGGLLGQWIAAEQPDRVLTLTAIGSSPLGGREGQVLMRALMGQEQPPGSLPPPTPEFVEFFTKAAVNPPPAGRREQIDFQIELARVLHGPALPFDEDEQRRVEERLHDRAVDPAAVVNHQRAGTTASDFEPVGILHRVVAPTLVIEGTHEPVKPGHGAFIAQEIPGAELLMIEGMGHTLPPQVHRQLADAILEHTGDRPER; from the coding sequence ATGTCTCAGGGACGCATGGTGAACGTCGGCGACGTCGAACTGTGGACCGAGGAGTTCGGCGACCCGTCGCACCCCCCGGTGCTGCTGGTGATGGGCGCGATGTCGCAGGGGGTCCTGTGGCCGGACGAGTTCGTCGGGCGGCTGGTCGCCGGAGGCCGGCGGGTCATCCGCTACGACCACCGCGACACCGGCCGCTCGGACACCGTCGACTTCGACTCCCATCCCTACACCTGGGCCGACATCAAGGCCGACGTGCTCGGCCTCCTGGACGCCTACGGGATCGGCGCGGCCCACATCGTCGGGCACTCGGCGGGCGGCCTGCTCGGCCAGTGGATCGCGGCCGAGCAGCCGGACCGGGTGCTGACGCTGACGGCGATCGGGTCGTCACCGCTGGGCGGCAGGGAGGGGCAGGTGCTGATGCGCGCGCTGATGGGCCAGGAGCAGCCCCCCGGTAGCCTGCCCCCGCCCACGCCGGAGTTCGTGGAGTTCTTCACCAAGGCGGCGGTGAACCCGCCGCCCGCCGGCCGGCGCGAGCAGATCGACTTCCAGATCGAGCTGGCCCGGGTGCTGCACGGCCCGGCCCTGCCGTTCGACGAGGACGAGCAGCGGCGCGTGGAGGAGCGGCTCCACGACCGCGCCGTCGACCCCGCGGCCGTGGTCAACCACCAGCGCGCCGGGACCACGGCCTCCGACTTCGAGCCCGTGGGAATCCTGCACCGGGTGGTCGCGCCCACGCTCGTCATCGAGGGCACGCACGAGCCGGTCAAACCGGGTCACGGAGCATTCATCGCCCAGGAGATCCCGGGAGCCGAGCTCCTGATGATCGAGGGGATGGGCCACACCCTGCCCCCTCAGGTGCACCGGCAGCTCGCCGACGCCATCCTGGAGCACACCGGCGACCGCCCGGAGCGCTGA